TTAAAATGAGATAAGCAATTCAAAGACTGATGccaatgaaaaacatgttttcatgttttcttaaacatgtttttaacatgttcaagtggtgtttttcttatgatggatgacatatttgaataaagaaaattaagcttaaaattgtgtttctttattcaaaatgtgaatcaggagcagacaaaaaatgcattttgaaaaaccttGTTTATCGATACTTAAACTctacaatcagcaggccacaagctccctactcGCCTCCAtattgatgcatccacttgtagacaactagatccatgaacgtcttttgAACGTCTTTGCTGACACAATCTCACTCCCAaacacatattgacgtttggttaaggagccctccgcatcactttttgacattttgggtgtccccaagtcattgggtttttttttttttacgtgctggctgttcccattaaagcACTGATCCCTGCCCTTCGGGTCGcgaaccagaactggtccagtaccatgATGCATagcgcaccagtaccctaaccctaactcaACACCGGACCAGAACCGGATGAGGTACCAGACGCAAagcaggttaaggttagggtaccggtgctgGATTTGGGTACAGGGTTAgggcaccagtaccctaacccgatacCAAACCAGATGCGTGAACCAGTACCGAgataaggttagggtaccagtactgggttaggagaATAGGTGTTCGGACCCCACCCTCCATCAGAGGGCAGGGTCAGTGCACAGTCCATACAGCCCCACCCAGGAGCAGGATCCCAGGACCACCCCACCCCATTAAGGGTACTGGTATTGgacgcatcactttttgacattttggttaTCCCAAACAaatttttgacgtgctgactgttcttAAAATCAAGGGTTcgcaaccctcgggatgcaGTACCAAATGCGGTACCAGATACAGTCCTGAATGTGGTGCCGGATGTGCAATGGTCCTTAAGGtatgaaccagaaccaggttaaggttagggtactagtactgggttagggtaccggtactggacgcatccCAAGGATCAGTGCGCATCCAGTACCTCATCCGGTACAGCGTtctgagagctgcagacccttgattttacgaacagccagcacatcaaaagatGACGAGTTTGGGAcaaccaaaacatcaaaaagtgacacagaaggGCCTGAGCCAAACGTCAGTTTATGATGACTTGGAGATGCGAATATGTTGTCTGGGGTGGCAGatagatcaaaactgtacggctggatagctccaatgtggctcgccatttttgttacgcTGGTAATCCTAAATTAGCATTGTAAGCAGTTCTACGTTAGCAGGAGAATGTCGGGAAGCAGAGGCAGGATTACtgtgtgccaacagtcccagccacaacttggaggcaaattCCTAATaagaaactatgtctttgaaaacgacacaagattttgattggttaaaaacagcaaaaattaaaagaccactaagaaggtttttacaattgatcaaaaggtgattagagtggaactttaatacAAAAGTtacaggcaaaaaaaacaaaagattgaaGTATCAAacgttaaaaatgaaaactcacTCTTTAGTTCTTTGGATTTCTGGTGCTTTATCTTATCTGTTAGCCATTAGCGACATTCCAGTCAcactctttttgtttcttttctcatATTGAGTGTCTGCTGGTCTTTATGTGGCTGGAGTTATCAGCACAGAACTCCCAGACTCTGCAAAGACTTCCctgagttgtgtttttatggtcAAAGTCATGGATCAATCAGTTGTTTTCCAGCATATTCTGTCTTGTATGGTAATTGTTATGTGCACAAAAGattcaaaaaacaaagtctTCATACATGATGCCACCACCTTGTGAAGATTATTGGAAACCCAGAAAAGATCGCAACTCCTTCAAATTGCGGGGGACTGGCCAGGATTTTAAGGATTCTATCTTTTCTGGATCTGTGTGGACACCNNNNNNNNNNNNNNNNNNNNNNNNNNNNNNNNNNNNNNNNAGTCTCGCGATAGCACGCAAGCAGTCGGTCAGAACAGACGGAGGAAAGCAATTACCCGGGTTACACATGGCTCTGTGTCGAATTAAATTTTTGATGAACATGTGTCTTCTTCACCTCCGTGAACctccaccttaacgtggtggaggggtttgagtgctcgagtgatctcaggaTCTATACTGTCtggggcttctgcccctggtTGGGTCTCCCATAGCAGACAAGTCCTGGGTGACGAGCCAGATAAAGAGTGAGTAGCGTAAAAACATCATAGATCCAGATACCTCACCCTGACTGGCGTCACTTGCAGGAGAGCTCGGAAGGGGGAGGTTTGttgtttgggtggcagtcgaagaCGAGTGCCTCGGTTTCTTCCGGAGGGCGGCTGGGTGCTCCTTTaaagtgcattcacaccgatTTGTGCGGCAGAGGCGgccagctccaatgttaaatCAATTGTACAGGTGCGCTCTGATGCGAATTGAAGCCCCGCGGCGGGATATGAGTGACGGGCACAGCGCGAAGGTCTGTCAGCAGCTTGATATGAGCTGCGAGGTGCGAATTGGGCAGCaaggccaaaatgtaaatatctgtaGTTTGGCAGGTCACATCAGCCACTCAGAAACTCGGTTTTGGGtacgtgatgttttcagtgacccgatcagcagGTAGAGTACTATTCCAAAGCAAGCgcttttgtcctgaactttcactttttttctttacccgTTTGAGCCACAGGTTTGTAGAGGTCATCCAGCTACttttgggtgaaggtgggataAACTCTGGACAGATCAGCGGCTTTTTCTCCCAtggcggagctcactcgcttAGTATGCCGGCAGACAGCGAGACTCTGTGGGGTGCAGAAGCTGTTGACTCTGACCTCAtcgagacttaaaaaaaaaggaaaaagttctcCTAATATTATTTTCCCCCCTCTGATTAATACGAGACCATGAGCCTTCAAGCGTAGACACTGCGAAAGAGGCTGTCATATAGATAGGATGAGAAGCTTGGAGTAGAGCCACTGCtactccacattgagaggagccagttgagatgGCTCGGGCTGGAACACAAGCTACAGAAGGAACATGGAGGAGCACCTGGAGCAGCAGGGTGTGGAAATACAAAACACGTAAATGCAtctttttccaataaaaacagTGGACGAATAAATTCTAATACAATCCAAGCTGTCATCTTCAGTTTTACCAGTGCCGTACAATCAGGGCCTGCAAAgtcttcagtgaaggcctaaaatgatctgaaaattGGTGTTTAAACAGATAAATGTTTGTACATAGAcatccaaaatatattttggatcATTCCAACTGTGCTGTCAGCTTCTCTCACATCCCTACCCCCCAGGCTGCTCTgctgtcagactttttttttacatgaaagtttctaaccaatcagattttagccctcacttgttgctaggttaatgaaagtctgccttacaCTCATACGGTCAGTGCTTCTGTTCTTTTTGTGGTGGCTTTCCGTAAAAAACACTGCTGATCAAGTTGTACCCATTATGGATGTTTACGTTGatccaaccaatcagaatttgagttgAAATGTATGGACTGCCTCTGAGTTATACCAATAAGACACACAGACATTTCCAGCAAAAAAGTGATGATTTCATCAAACTTTCagaaagaaacaacacaaatatCTAAAGCAGTTTGATGGTCCTTAAAACTCTTGGACTGCAGCCACAAAGAGGTAATCAAGAAACAGTGAAGAAATCTTTTCTGACAATCATGGAAAACATTTGTGAAGCATAATCTGATATTTCAGAAAAGATATGTCTGAAACAAAGGAGTCTTTAGACATGCGTGTCTGAATGCCACACCCTAATGAAACGCCCTCTTCACTATAAAGCATCCTGATAGTGAAATCTTGTTCAACACAGAATGAGGACCCTTGTTGTGATAACAGCTCTTCTTCTCTGCAGCCGCAGTAAGTACTCTGATgaactctgcagcagaaaatCGACTGTTTCTTTTGGGTTCTAAACGATGAATAATTATTGACTGTGAGTCGCTTGTGGTGTCTGTTTCAGGCTGCATCTGTGAGTTTCAGACTGTGGAGGTCCAGTCTGGTGAAGATGTCACTCTGCTCTGCTCTAACTTAACCAAAGATCCTTCTCAGACTGACTGGTTCAGAGTGGTCAACAGCTCCAAAGTCAGCTgtatctcctccatgtttggttCTGGTGGTGATCCTTCACTCTGTCGTGGATTTGAAGGTGGAAAATTTGCGATGAGTTCCAACAGAAGCTTTGTGTCTCTGAAAATCATTGGAGTGAATGAGTCTGACTCTGGACTGTATTTCTGTGGATTCTATGTAAAGAAACATACAATCATTGGAGATGTTACACAACTGATCATTGAAGGTAAGATCATGATCACGTCTGATCTCTTCCTATGTATCAAATTAAGAACTTCCTCCATGATTTTTCATTACAGGGGATGATGAGTCCAATGATGAAGAGACGAGTAAATCTTGCCgtaag
This window of the Oryzias melastigma strain HK-1 unplaced genomic scaffold, ASM292280v2 sc00231, whole genome shotgun sequence genome carries:
- the LOC112139516 gene encoding uncharacterized protein LOC112139516 gives rise to the protein MEEHLEQQAASLVVSVSGCICEFQTVEVQSGEDVTLLCSNLTKDPSQTDWFRVVNSSKVSCISSMFGSGGDPSLCRGFEGGKFAMSSNRSFVSLKIIGVNESDSGLYFCGFYVKKHTIIGDVTQLIIEEEHASMDLLTVILAVLTVLLSAVVVVLAVKFRKLLTGNFTFILSAAGKLLEITNNLDSDDLNYAALSFRQKPKRGGRSPSERELQPHVLYAATR